A section of the Phaseolus vulgaris cultivar G19833 chromosome 8, P. vulgaris v2.0, whole genome shotgun sequence genome encodes:
- the LOC137824302 gene encoding NADH dehydrogenase [ubiquinone] 1 alpha subcomplex subunit 1, whose translation MNFRWVEAVLPLGIIAGMLCVMGNAQYYIHRAAHGRPKHIGNDLWDVAMERRDKKLHEQASSSN comes from the exons atgaacttCCGATGGGTAGAAGCGGTGTTGCCGCTGGGAATCATAGCGGGAATGCTGTGTGTTATGGGAAACGCTCAATATTACATTCACAGAGCAGCGCATGGCAGA CCTAAGCACATTGGGAACGATCTGTGGGACGTGGCGATGGAGCGAAGGGACAAGAAGCTTCACGAACAAGCCTCTTCCTCCAATTAA